The genomic segment TTAAAGCCTGCATCAGGAGAAGTCCGCATACTTGACAAAACGAATCCGAAAGTCGATGATCTTGTCGGACAGGTTGGTTTTTTATTCCAGAACCCTGATGAACAATTATTTACAAATTCGGTAGAAGAAGAGATATTGTTTGGTCCAAAACAGATCGGCAAGACCATCGACATAGAAAGATATTTAAGGCTCTGTGGTTTGGAATCAATGAGGGACAGGCATCCGCAAACACTTTCCCGGGGTCAGCGGCAGCTCCTTGCGGTCATATCGATCCTGGCACTGGAGCCACAGATCCTGATCCTCGATGAACCGACAACGGGATTGGATCGAAACAGCTGGTCGAATCTCATGGATCTGCTCAGCTCTTTAACGGAACAGGGGGTAACGGTGGTCTTTGCTACGCACAATATTATGGCCAGGGAGTACGCAGACAGGTATATTCACCTTGACAAAAAATCTTTTAAGAAAGGACAGGGAAAATGATGAAAAAACTCCTTCTCTATATGGGGCGATGGCAGCTCAGCACGTTTACGCTTGCGCCTGTGATCTGGCTGCTTGCCGTCTATGGCATCACGAATTCATGGATAGCGGCATTCATAGGCAATTTCATAGGTTCGTTGATATTCTTCTGGGTGGACCGTTACATATTCAGGTCGGATCATTTTGAGGTATGGCAAACAAAGGAGGGCAGGTGTGACGTCTGCGGGAAACAGGACGTTGTGTGGCGTCTTGTAAGGGCTCCCAGCTACAACAGGATGGCCGATAAACCGGTTTTTCTTTGCATGGAGCATTCAAAACAGAAGACAGACGAACTCAGGGAAAAGGGAATACCGGTAAAAGCGAGAAAAGGATAGGGCGGGTTTGTGAGATATTTGAACGGCGATAGCGTTTTCCATCGCCTCGACGCGCGAACAAAGATATTTTTAAGCCTGACCTCGGCCTGTCTTATCGTTATTCTCAATACGGCAGGCAGTCTCTTCGCGCTCTTCATGCTGCTTTTCTGCGGTTTCTTTTTGATAAGACCTCCTGCATCATATATCAGAACGATGCTGTACCTGATGATCGTGACATTGTTCGCGACATTGATATCACAGGGTTTTTTTTACTACTTTGAGCCGAGGACCCCGATATTTACCATCATCCGCAGCGACACGCCGATAATAGGGAGATTAACCGGAGGTGTATACTTCTACCGGGAAGGCCTCCTCTATGGGGCGATCCAGTCTATGAGGCTGTTTTCCGCAACCCTGCTGAGCATGATCATTGTCATGACTACGTACCCCTCTGATCTTATTCTCGGGTTAAACAAGATCGGCGTCCCTGGAAAGATCGGTTTTATGCTGACAATAAGTATCCGTTTTCTTCCTCTCCTTATGGAGGGGACAAAGAGGATCATCACCGCCCAGAAACTCCGCGGATTACAATTGAAGGGGCTGCGTGGAGGAATAAAGGGGTTCCGTTATCTTATAGTCCCGCTGACTATAGACTGCCTCAGGAAGGCGAGGAGGATCGCCCTTGCAGCAGAGGTGAGGGGGTTTACCGGCAAGCGGACTGAGATAAAAGAACCCAGATTTACATCACTTGATTGGGTTGCCCTTATCGTCATGCCAACGACATTGGCACTCGCGATCTGGCACAGGTTTATACCATGAGCACCTATGCCGGGTCTGTGATCTTTGTTTTTATTCTCGGCGGGATTGTATTTTATATGGCCATGAAGCGGAGGATCATATGGGGTTTTAGTCTTCAGGAGATTGTAACGATAGCGCTTTTTTGCAGCCTTCTTTATATCGCGACAGTGCCCTTTAAGTTTGGGTTGAGCCGCATACCTTTTATCCAGGCACTTATCTTTTCCATACCATTTACGGCGGTGCTTGTAGTCGGTATCAGGCTTGTGCCGAAATGTGGTACGGCGACCCTCATTATTTTCGGTAACAGCCTCCTCTCGCAGATTATTTCACGGGGCATAAATCCCCTGTGGTGGCCATATGCCTTGCTTGCAGGTTTTGTCCTGGAACTCTATTTTTTGATAAGCAGGAATTACCTTGAGACAAAAATAAATGCTCTGGGAGCCGGCCTTTTAAGGGGTTTCGTAGTCTATATATATTTCTATTTCTTTTCCGCCCCCTTCATCTGGCATCTTCATTATGCCTCCTGGTATGTGTGTTTACAAATGATCCAGGGTATTACAGGTTCAGGGGCAGGTGCCTTGATAGGTTTTGCCATCAGCAGACCCATACTGAGCGCCTATCGCCACGGAGGGGTATAGTTTTTATCAGCGGTTGTTGCGGTGTGGATTGTACGTTATTTTTGTTGAGATTTAGCTTGACAGGTTATTTAGAATAGTCATAATATACCCTTTAAGCAGCATGCTTAATCTATTATATGAAAGGAGCTTTGTAGTATGCCAGTAGGTAAAGTAAAATGGTTCAACGATTCAAAGGGGTATGGGTTCATCGAGCAGGATAACGGTGAAGATGTCTTTGTCCACTTTTCAGCCA from the Syntrophorhabdaceae bacterium genome contains:
- a CDS encoding energy-coupling factor transporter transmembrane component T, which gives rise to MRYLNGDSVFHRLDARTKIFLSLTSACLIVILNTAGSLFALFMLLFCGFFLIRPPASYIRTMLYLMIVTLFATLISQGFFYYFEPRTPIFTIIRSDTPIIGRLTGGVYFYREGLLYGAIQSMRLFSATLLSMIIVMTTYPSDLILGLNKIGVPGKIGFMLTISIRFLPLLMEGTKRIITAQKLRGLQLKGLRGGIKGFRYLIVPLTIDCLRKARRIALAAEVRGFTGKRTEIKEPRFTSLDWVALIVMPTTLALAIWHRFIP